One Bradyrhizobium sp. ISRA464 genomic window carries:
- a CDS encoding FAD-dependent monooxygenase, whose product MRIAVIGGGPGGLYFAYLWKKRHPDAEIDLFEQNAADATWGFGVVFSEQALDFLRADDPETVDVIAPQMESWKNITLNLRGESVEIDGVGFSSIGRLALLTILQQRVRSVGVTPRFDTVVQSVDQLEGYDLIVAADGLNSMVRRSFESAFGASVSHSTNKFAWYGTTKTFATLSQTFVATERGSFNAHHYRYAKDMSTFLVECDAATWAAYGFADRTIEESQAICEQVFAATLDGHRLISNKSVWRNFPWIWNERWSHGNMVLIGDALHSAHFSIGSGTRLAIEDAIALTKALEGENGIPSALARYESERKPIVKKLVTAARTSADWYERFPEHMKLGLMDFAYSYITRSGRIDDARLRTMSPAFMARYEAEKEQS is encoded by the coding sequence TTGCGGATCGCCGTGATCGGCGGAGGGCCCGGCGGGCTTTACTTCGCCTATCTCTGGAAGAAGCGTCACCCGGACGCCGAGATCGACCTGTTCGAACAGAACGCCGCCGACGCGACCTGGGGCTTCGGCGTGGTGTTCTCCGAGCAGGCGCTGGACTTCCTGCGCGCCGACGACCCCGAGACGGTCGATGTCATCGCGCCGCAGATGGAGAGCTGGAAGAACATCACGCTCAATCTGCGCGGCGAAAGCGTCGAGATCGACGGCGTCGGCTTTTCCTCGATCGGCCGGCTCGCGCTTTTGACGATCCTGCAGCAGCGGGTGCGCAGCGTCGGCGTTACGCCGCGCTTCGACACGGTCGTGCAATCGGTCGACCAGCTCGAAGGCTACGATCTGATCGTCGCCGCCGACGGGCTGAACTCGATGGTCCGCCGCAGCTTCGAGAGCGCGTTCGGCGCGTCGGTGTCGCATTCGACCAACAAGTTCGCCTGGTACGGCACGACGAAGACCTTCGCGACGCTGTCGCAGACCTTCGTGGCAACGGAGCGCGGCAGCTTCAACGCCCATCACTATCGCTATGCAAAGGATATGAGCACCTTCCTGGTCGAGTGCGACGCGGCGACCTGGGCGGCCTACGGTTTTGCCGACAGGACGATCGAGGAATCGCAGGCGATCTGCGAGCAAGTGTTCGCCGCAACCCTGGACGGCCACCGGCTGATCTCGAACAAATCGGTATGGCGCAACTTCCCGTGGATCTGGAACGAGCGCTGGTCGCACGGAAACATGGTGCTGATCGGCGATGCGCTGCATTCGGCGCACTTCTCGATCGGTTCGGGTACCCGGCTCGCGATCGAGGATGCGATCGCGCTGACCAAGGCGCTGGAAGGAGAAAACGGGATCCCGTCGGCGCTCGCGCGCTACGAGAGCGAGCGCAAGCCGATCGTGAAGAAGCTCGTGACCGCTGCACGCACCAGCGCCGACTGGTACGAGCGTTTCCCCGAGCACATGAAGCTCGGGCTGATGGATTTCGCCTACAGCTACATCACCCGCTCAGGCCGGATCGACGACGCGCGGTTGCGCACAATGTCGCCGGCCTTCATGGCACGCTACGAAGCTGAGAAGGAACAATCATGA
- a CDS encoding NADP-dependent oxidoreductase has protein sequence MNNTVNRQILLVEKPTGKLGPEHFRLTKGAIPEPKDGEALVRTHYISLDAANRAWMHGATYRAAVEANTVMAGGSIAEVVSSKDPGLKQGDIVFGDTGWQDYAAVPAKHLSKMPKLEPMTHLLSVFGVAGLTAYFGLLHVGKPREGETVVVSAAAGSVGSIVGQIAKIKGCRVVGIAGGKDKCHWLTSELGFDAAVDYKDGATYKALRAAAPKGIDVYFDNVGGDILEACLSQMNNRGRIACCGAISQYDGVPSAHGPRGVPGLIVVKRLIMQGFIVMDYMDQRDAALADLQSWVASGKLKVQEDVIDGLENTPQALIGLLAGENRGKRMVKV, from the coding sequence ATGAACAACACCGTCAATCGCCAGATCCTGCTGGTCGAAAAGCCGACCGGAAAACTTGGTCCCGAGCATTTTCGTCTGACCAAGGGCGCGATCCCCGAGCCGAAGGACGGCGAGGCGCTGGTGCGCACGCACTACATCTCGCTCGACGCCGCCAATCGCGCCTGGATGCACGGCGCCACCTACCGCGCGGCGGTCGAAGCCAACACCGTGATGGCCGGCGGCAGCATCGCCGAGGTGGTGTCGTCGAAGGACCCCGGCCTGAAGCAGGGCGACATCGTGTTCGGCGACACCGGCTGGCAGGATTATGCCGCGGTGCCTGCCAAGCATCTGTCGAAGATGCCGAAGCTCGAACCGATGACGCATCTGCTCAGCGTCTTTGGCGTCGCGGGACTGACCGCCTATTTCGGCCTGCTCCATGTCGGCAAGCCCAGGGAAGGCGAGACCGTGGTGGTGTCTGCGGCCGCCGGATCGGTCGGCTCGATCGTCGGCCAGATCGCGAAGATCAAGGGCTGCCGCGTCGTCGGCATCGCCGGCGGCAAGGACAAATGCCACTGGCTGACCAGCGAGCTCGGCTTCGACGCCGCGGTCGACTACAAGGACGGCGCTACTTACAAGGCGCTGCGTGCAGCGGCGCCGAAGGGCATCGACGTCTATTTCGACAATGTCGGCGGCGACATCCTGGAAGCCTGCCTGTCGCAGATGAACAACCGCGGCCGGATCGCCTGCTGCGGCGCGATCTCGCAATATGACGGCGTCCCCTCCGCGCACGGCCCGCGCGGCGTGCCCGGCCTGATCGTGGTGAAGCGGCTGATCATGCAAGGCTTCATCGTGATGGACTACATGGACCAGCGCGACGCCGCGCTCGCCGACCTGCAGTCCTGGGTCGCGTCGGGCAAGCTGAAGGTGCAGGAAGACGTGATCGACGGTCTCGAGAACACGCCGCAGGCGCTGATCGGGCTGCTCGCCGGCGAAAACCGCGGCAAGCGCATGGTGAAGGTGTAG
- a CDS encoding RimK-like protein: MVLISQRLFLETIKKYCLAHNIAIEIRSGGWLVIMQRGAERRLAIGYDVGLNSAVAHQIANDKAACAEVLATAGVAAIPHTLFLCARLSPHIPGSGSMEAMLRLLDAHPRGLVVKPNEGTSGELVVRVTTRAQLEQAVARILAEHPSLAISPYVEIADEVRVVLLDDRALIVYSKMRPQVTGDGVHSLRELARRTVPTEQLETMADDFDAAELDAVPPAGERRILNWRHNLDSGAAPVLLADGATREACIALAIKAAQALRIRFASIDVVHADGAWQILEVNSGVKMEALGRRHPELVEAAYWAAMDEAFA; this comes from the coding sequence GTGGTCCTCATCAGCCAGCGTCTTTTTCTGGAAACTATCAAAAAATATTGTCTCGCGCACAATATCGCGATCGAGATCAGGTCCGGCGGCTGGCTGGTCATCATGCAGCGGGGCGCGGAGCGGCGGCTTGCGATCGGCTACGACGTCGGGCTGAACAGCGCGGTTGCGCATCAGATCGCCAACGACAAGGCGGCCTGCGCCGAGGTGTTGGCAACGGCCGGCGTCGCCGCGATCCCGCACACTTTGTTTCTCTGCGCGAGGCTGAGCCCGCATATCCCGGGATCGGGATCGATGGAGGCGATGCTGCGGCTTCTCGATGCCCATCCGCGCGGCCTCGTGGTCAAGCCGAATGAAGGCACATCGGGCGAGCTGGTCGTCCGCGTCACGACCAGGGCGCAACTGGAGCAGGCTGTCGCGCGCATCCTTGCCGAGCACCCGAGTCTTGCGATCTCGCCCTATGTCGAGATCGCCGACGAAGTGCGCGTCGTGCTGCTCGATGACCGCGCGCTGATCGTCTACAGCAAGATGCGCCCGCAGGTGACGGGCGACGGCGTCCATTCGCTGCGCGAGCTGGCGCGGCGCACCGTGCCGACCGAGCAGCTCGAGACAATGGCCGACGACTTCGATGCCGCCGAGCTCGACGCCGTCCCGCCTGCCGGCGAGCGGCGCATTCTCAACTGGCGGCACAATCTCGATTCCGGTGCCGCCCCGGTGCTGCTGGCGGACGGCGCGACACGCGAAGCCTGCATTGCGCTTGCGATCAAGGCGGCACAGGCGCTTCGCATCCGCTTCGCCTCGATCGACGTCGTGCACGCCGATGGCGCGTGGCAGATCCTCGAGGTCAATTCCGGGGTGAAGATGGAAGCGCTGGGCAGGCGGCATCCGGAGCTGGTCGAGGCCGCGTACTGGGCCGCGATGGACGAGGCGTTTGCGTAA
- a CDS encoding ferredoxin--NADP reductase encodes MSAFYREKVLSVRHWTDTLFSFRATRDSGFRFQNGQFAMIGLEVDGRPLLRAYSMASANHEEELEFFSIKVQDGPLTSKLQKIREGDIILVGRKATGTLITDNLIPGKRLMLLSTGTGLAPFASLIKDPEVYDRYDSIVLVHGCRQVSELAYGEELVAKLREDELFGPLLSEKLLYYPTVTREPFRNRGRITDLITSNQLFADLHQGPLDIETDRIMMCGSPAMLEDLKQLFETRGFKEGSGNTPGHFVIEKAFVER; translated from the coding sequence ATGAGCGCGTTCTATCGAGAGAAAGTTCTTTCCGTTCGCCACTGGACCGATACGCTTTTCAGCTTCCGAGCCACCCGCGATTCCGGTTTCCGTTTCCAGAATGGCCAGTTCGCCATGATCGGCCTCGAGGTCGACGGCCGGCCGCTGCTGCGTGCCTATTCGATGGCGAGCGCCAATCACGAGGAAGAGCTCGAGTTCTTCTCGATCAAGGTGCAGGACGGCCCGCTCACCTCGAAGCTGCAGAAGATCCGCGAGGGCGACATCATCCTGGTCGGCCGCAAGGCGACCGGTACGCTGATCACCGACAATCTGATCCCCGGCAAGCGGCTGATGTTGCTGTCGACCGGCACCGGCCTCGCGCCGTTCGCCAGCCTGATCAAGGACCCCGAGGTCTATGATCGCTACGACTCGATCGTGCTGGTGCACGGCTGCCGCCAGGTTTCCGAGCTCGCCTATGGCGAGGAGCTGGTCGCCAAGCTGCGCGAGGACGAGCTGTTCGGGCCGCTGCTCTCGGAGAAGCTCCTGTACTATCCGACCGTGACGCGCGAGCCGTTCCGCAACCGCGGCCGCATCACCGACCTTATCACCTCCAACCAGCTCTTCGCCGACCTGCATCAGGGCCCGCTCGACATCGAGACCGACCGCATCATGATGTGCGGCAGCCCGGCGATGCTGGAAGACCTCAAGCAGCTGTTCGAGACCCGCGGTTTCAAGGAAGGCAGCGGCAACACGCCCGGCCACTTCGTGATCGAGAAGGCGTTCGTCGAGCGCTGA
- a CDS encoding patatin-like phospholipase family protein — protein sequence MSITDPDAPKTAFVFAGGGSFGAIQVGMLQSLAAHGVIADMVVGSSVGALNGAFYAGDPTLSGVERLAAIWRGLQRHDVFPMSWKTLLGFLWRRDFLISHDGIRKLIDDHIPFRNLEDARMPVHIVTTDIISGDSVVLSEGSTAEAIIASTAIPGAFTPVHYRDHFLADGAISSNTPVRVAVRQGAKRLIVLPTGHACANQAPPVGAVANALHELTLLIARQLVNELENIGPDVEYFVVPPLCPLVGSPYDFSRTSDHIARAIDTTDAWLASDALKQGRIPHELRPHDH from the coding sequence TTGTCCATCACCGATCCGGATGCACCGAAGACCGCCTTTGTATTTGCCGGCGGCGGCAGTTTTGGCGCGATCCAGGTCGGCATGCTGCAGTCGCTGGCGGCGCATGGCGTCATCGCCGACATGGTGGTCGGCTCCAGTGTCGGGGCGCTGAACGGCGCCTTCTATGCCGGTGACCCGACGCTTTCGGGTGTCGAGCGGCTGGCCGCGATCTGGCGCGGCCTGCAGCGGCACGACGTGTTTCCGATGAGCTGGAAGACGCTGCTCGGCTTCCTGTGGCGACGCGACTTCCTGATTTCCCACGACGGCATCCGCAAGCTGATCGACGATCACATCCCGTTCCGCAATCTCGAGGATGCGCGGATGCCGGTCCACATCGTGACCACCGACATCATCTCGGGTGACAGCGTGGTGCTGTCGGAAGGCTCGACCGCGGAGGCGATCATCGCGTCAACCGCGATTCCCGGCGCTTTCACGCCGGTCCATTATCGCGATCATTTCCTGGCTGATGGCGCCATCTCCAGCAACACGCCGGTCCGCGTCGCGGTGAGGCAGGGCGCCAAGCGGCTGATCGTGCTGCCGACCGGGCATGCCTGCGCCAACCAGGCGCCGCCGGTCGGCGCGGTCGCCAATGCGCTGCATGAGCTGACGCTCCTGATCGCGCGTCAGCTCGTCAATGAGCTGGAAAACATCGGCCCCGATGTCGAGTATTTCGTCGTGCCGCCGCTCTGTCCCCTGGTCGGGTCGCCCTATGATTTCTCCCGGACATCGGATCATATCGCGCGGGCGATCGATACCACCGATGCGTGGCTCGCGAGCGACGCCCTGAAGCAGGGGCGCATTCCGCACGAATTGCGGCCGCACGACCATTGA
- a CDS encoding FMN-binding glutamate synthase family protein — METLLLPFSPRFIVLTTCAVVTALLLTIGVFDHNPKIWNVVMVPLLIFGALTLLGIRDLVQKNHAVLRNYPISAHVRFLLEEIRPEMRQYFFESEKDGMPFSRDTRAVVYQRAKAVLDKRPFGTQEDVYREGYEWMHHSVAPKPRADQKFRITIGGPDCTKPYSASVFNISAMSFGALSPNAVRALNAGAKKGGFAHDTGEGGVSPYHREMGGDIIWEIGSGYFGCRNRDGTFNPDEFARVASEDQIKMVELKISQGAKPGHGGVLPAAKVSEEISKIRGVPLGEDCISPAYHKAFSTPLQMMEFIAKMRQLSGGKPAGFKLCIGHPWEFLAICKAMKESGLYPDFIVVDGNEGGTGAAPLEFMDHLGMPMREGVNFVHNALIGINARDRIKIGASGKIATAFDMARAMAIGADWCNSARGFMFALGCIQSLSCHTDRCPTGVTSQDPIRNRALYVPDKIERVYNYHHSTLHALTELLAAAGLEHTQELRPIHFSQRSSTTEVCSFAELYPALRPGELLEGTQDRRFRDAWAMARADSFQPAG; from the coding sequence ATGGAAACGCTGCTGCTGCCGTTTTCGCCGCGCTTCATCGTGCTGACGACCTGCGCCGTGGTGACGGCGCTCCTGCTGACGATAGGCGTCTTCGATCACAATCCGAAGATCTGGAACGTGGTCATGGTCCCGCTCCTGATCTTCGGTGCGCTGACATTGCTCGGCATCCGCGACCTCGTGCAGAAGAACCACGCGGTGCTGCGCAACTATCCGATCTCGGCGCACGTGCGCTTCCTGCTCGAGGAAATCCGCCCGGAGATGCGGCAGTATTTCTTCGAGAGCGAGAAGGACGGCATGCCGTTCTCCCGCGACACCCGCGCGGTGGTCTATCAGCGCGCCAAGGCCGTGCTCGACAAGCGGCCGTTCGGCACCCAGGAGGACGTCTACCGCGAGGGCTATGAGTGGATGCACCATTCGGTGGCACCGAAGCCGCGCGCCGACCAGAAATTCCGCATCACCATCGGCGGTCCCGACTGCACCAAGCCGTATTCGGCCTCGGTGTTCAACATCTCGGCGATGAGCTTCGGCGCGCTGAGCCCGAACGCGGTGCGGGCGCTGAACGCCGGCGCCAAGAAGGGCGGTTTCGCGCACGACACCGGCGAGGGCGGCGTCAGCCCGTATCACCGCGAGATGGGCGGCGACATCATCTGGGAGATCGGCTCCGGCTATTTCGGCTGCCGCAACCGCGACGGCACCTTCAACCCCGACGAATTCGCGCGCGTCGCGAGCGAAGACCAGATCAAGATGGTCGAGCTCAAGATCAGCCAGGGCGCCAAGCCCGGCCATGGCGGCGTGCTGCCGGCCGCAAAGGTCTCCGAGGAGATCTCCAAGATCAGGGGCGTGCCGCTCGGCGAAGACTGCATCTCGCCGGCCTATCACAAGGCGTTCTCGACGCCGCTGCAGATGATGGAGTTCATCGCGAAGATGCGACAGCTGTCCGGCGGCAAGCCGGCCGGCTTCAAGCTGTGCATCGGCCATCCCTGGGAATTCCTGGCGATCTGCAAGGCGATGAAGGAGAGCGGACTCTATCCCGACTTCATCGTGGTCGACGGCAATGAAGGCGGCACCGGCGCCGCGCCGCTCGAGTTCATGGATCATCTGGGCATGCCGATGCGCGAGGGCGTCAATTTCGTCCACAACGCGCTGATCGGCATCAACGCGCGCGACCGCATCAAGATCGGCGCCTCCGGCAAGATCGCGACCGCCTTCGACATGGCGCGGGCGATGGCGATCGGGGCCGACTGGTGCAATTCCGCGCGCGGCTTCATGTTCGCGCTCGGCTGCATCCAGTCCTTGAGCTGTCACACCGACCGCTGCCCGACCGGCGTCACCTCGCAGGATCCGATCCGCAACCGCGCGCTGTACGTGCCGGACAAGATCGAGCGCGTGTACAATTATCATCACTCGACCCTGCACGCGCTGACCGAGCTGCTCGCCGCCGCCGGCCTCGAACACACCCAGGAGCTGCGGCCGATCCACTTCTCGCAGCGGAGCTCGACCACCGAGGTCTGCTCCTTTGCCGAGCTTTATCCGGCACTGCGGCCCGGCGAGTTGCTGGAAGGCACGCAGGACCGCCGCTTCCGCGACGCCTGGGCGATGGCGCGCGCGGATTCGTTCCAGCCGGCAGGCTAG
- a CDS encoding carbohydrate porin, giving the protein MTCVRFVRVQIAAGAALGAAAFGTPAAAADVAVKSPAMSTVYAWTGFYAGAHVGYGDGSLGPGTNPLALQGVFFPHTITGGTGGFQVGYNHEFANRFVLGVEADATFVSPPDLPRRTPGPFNSSIDYVGTLRSRIGYAFGGWMPYVTGGLAWGRTQARVNDAAGEVVSEPGQYQTGWAVGAGAEFALSGNWTAKVEYDYIDLSRRTLGLADFGMPGVTIDPRLHLLKFGLNYQLGDSPWSATPTKPLLPESDNWSIHAQTTLIGQGYPTFRAAYSGTNSLPPGGQVQQTWTTTAFLGVRLWEGGELYFNPETAQGFGLNGTLGLAGFPNGEAQKAGSAYPRIRPQRYYFKQTFGFGGEQEDVPDGPNQVAGKRDTDRLTVIVGRFAVGDFFDGNSYAKDPRADFMNWAMWTSAAYDFPADLPGYTRGAVVELNRKDWAVRAGLFQVPDAPNSDILTFKTGGALVEFEGRYSIFDQPGKLRVGVFGNRGNTGNYSQALAVEATDPALDINNVMAGIRKDNLKYGFYVNAEQQIAKDIGLFGRVSWNDGRNEILSFTDVDRSLSGGVSVKGSYWGRPDDTIGIGGAINGLSASHRDFLAAGGLGLLIGDGALNYRNEGIFESYYAYSVNKHLTLTADYQFIANPAYNADRGPVHIFSGRVHGEF; this is encoded by the coding sequence ATGACCTGCGTCCGCTTCGTCCGCGTCCAGATCGCCGCCGGCGCGGCGCTCGGCGCCGCCGCTTTCGGCACGCCCGCGGCGGCGGCCGACGTGGCCGTCAAGTCGCCGGCCATGAGTACGGTTTACGCCTGGACCGGCTTTTACGCCGGCGCCCATGTCGGCTATGGCGACGGCAGTCTCGGTCCCGGCACCAATCCGCTTGCGCTGCAGGGCGTGTTCTTTCCGCACACGATCACCGGCGGGACCGGCGGCTTCCAGGTCGGATACAATCACGAGTTCGCCAACCGCTTCGTGCTTGGCGTCGAGGCCGACGCGACTTTCGTGAGTCCTCCCGACCTGCCGCGGCGGACGCCGGGCCCCTTCAACAGCTCGATCGACTATGTCGGCACCCTGCGCAGCCGCATCGGTTACGCCTTCGGCGGCTGGATGCCTTATGTCACCGGCGGCCTCGCTTGGGGACGCACCCAGGCCAGGGTGAACGACGCGGCGGGCGAGGTCGTGTCCGAGCCGGGCCAGTACCAGACCGGGTGGGCCGTCGGCGCCGGCGCCGAGTTTGCGTTGAGCGGCAATTGGACCGCCAAGGTCGAATACGACTATATCGACCTGTCGCGCCGGACCCTTGGTCTTGCCGACTTCGGCATGCCCGGCGTCACCATCGACCCGCGCCTCCATCTGCTGAAATTCGGCCTGAACTACCAGTTGGGCGACTCCCCCTGGTCGGCAACGCCGACCAAGCCGCTGCTGCCGGAGTCGGACAATTGGTCGATCCATGCGCAGACGACGCTGATTGGACAGGGCTACCCGACCTTCCGCGCCGCCTATAGCGGCACCAACAGCTTGCCGCCGGGCGGACAGGTGCAGCAGACCTGGACCACGACGGCGTTCCTCGGCGTGCGGCTCTGGGAGGGTGGCGAGCTCTACTTCAACCCGGAGACCGCGCAGGGCTTCGGCCTCAACGGCACGCTCGGCCTTGCCGGCTTCCCGAACGGCGAGGCCCAGAAGGCCGGCTCCGCGTATCCGAGGATCCGGCCGCAGCGCTACTACTTCAAGCAGACATTCGGCTTCGGCGGCGAGCAGGAAGATGTCCCCGACGGCCCCAACCAGGTGGCCGGCAAGCGCGACACCGATCGGCTGACGGTGATCGTCGGACGCTTTGCGGTCGGCGACTTCTTCGACGGCAACTCCTATGCCAAGGATCCGCGCGCCGATTTCATGAACTGGGCGATGTGGACGTCCGCCGCCTATGATTTCCCCGCCGACCTGCCCGGCTATACACGCGGCGCCGTGGTCGAGCTCAACCGCAAGGACTGGGCCGTGCGCGCGGGCCTGTTCCAGGTGCCGGATGCGCCGAACAGCGACATCCTGACCTTCAAGACCGGCGGCGCCCTCGTCGAGTTCGAGGGGCGCTACTCGATCTTCGACCAGCCGGGCAAGCTGCGCGTCGGCGTGTTCGGCAACCGCGGCAACACCGGCAATTACAGCCAGGCGCTCGCGGTCGAAGCCACCGACCCGGCGCTCGACATCAACAACGTGATGGCTGGTATCCGCAAGGACAATCTGAAATACGGCTTCTACGTCAACGCCGAGCAGCAGATCGCCAAGGACATCGGCCTGTTCGGCCGCGTGAGCTGGAACGACGGCCGAAACGAGATCCTCTCATTCACCGATGTCGACCGCAGCCTTTCGGGCGGCGTGTCGGTGAAAGGCAGCTACTGGGGACGGCCGGACGACACGATCGGCATCGGCGGCGCGATCAACGGACTCTCCGCCTCGCATCGCGATTTCCTCGCCGCCGGCGGCCTCGGCCTGCTGATTGGCGACGGCGCGCTCAACTACCGCAACGAAGGCATCTTCGAGAGCTATTACGCCTACTCGGTGAACAAGCACCTGACGCTGACCGCGGACTACCAGTTCATCGCCAATCCTGCCTACAACGCCGACCGCGGCCCGGTGCACATCTTCTCGGGCCGGGTGCACGGCGAGTTCTGA
- a CDS encoding Nramp family divalent metal transporter: MAAVNDLNDRETRTPAIRTAVLDQAHLGDIHGALGSIARDDVAPRATFLARLKTLLAIVGPGLIVMVGDNDAGAFGTYTQAGQNYGTTLLWTLMLLIPVLYVNQEMVVRPCAVTGVGHARLIFERFGKFWGAFSVIDLLLLNALTIVTEFIGITLALSYLGLSRFWGVLASAAIVMIAVSTGNFRRFERFSIALVAGSLLLVPVVLMVHPPMGQIATDFLVPKMPEGAKLSEVMLLIVAIVGTTVAPWQLFFQQSYIVDKRITPRFIRYERMDLCIGIVLVVVGAVAMISFCAEIFAGRPEFGNYTDALGIAVGLEKYAGRLPAVLFALALLDACIIGAAAVSLATAYAIGDVFAVKHSLHRKPWDAKSVYGVYCGLIVLAAVLVLTPGTPLGLLTNAVQTLAGVLLPSATVFLLLLCNDRHILGPWVNSTRLNLFTGAVIAALVMLSVILTAAVLFPDLGEEWILGILIGGSLLALVLTAAVKLYEMSSRRNAVFRFKPYQLRLSRNSWRMPPLDQLPKARLGALSRIWMIVLRGYLVVAAGLVLLRIVQLATVGA, encoded by the coding sequence ATGGCCGCCGTCAATGACTTGAACGACCGCGAAACCAGGACACCGGCGATCCGGACCGCCGTCCTGGACCAGGCCCATCTCGGCGACATCCACGGCGCGCTCGGCAGCATCGCCAGGGACGACGTTGCGCCGCGCGCGACCTTCCTCGCACGGCTGAAGACGCTGCTGGCGATCGTCGGCCCCGGCCTGATCGTCATGGTCGGCGACAACGACGCCGGCGCGTTCGGCACCTACACCCAGGCCGGGCAGAACTACGGCACCACCCTGTTGTGGACGTTGATGCTCCTGATCCCGGTGCTCTACGTCAACCAGGAGATGGTGGTGCGGCCTTGCGCCGTCACCGGCGTCGGCCATGCGCGGCTGATCTTCGAGCGCTTCGGCAAGTTCTGGGGCGCCTTCAGCGTCATCGACCTACTGCTGTTGAACGCGTTGACGATCGTCACCGAGTTCATCGGCATCACGCTCGCGCTGAGCTATCTCGGCCTGTCGCGGTTCTGGGGCGTGCTGGCATCGGCGGCGATCGTGATGATTGCGGTCTCGACTGGAAATTTCCGCCGCTTCGAGCGATTCAGTATCGCGCTGGTCGCGGGCAGCCTTCTGCTGGTGCCGGTGGTGTTGATGGTGCATCCGCCGATGGGGCAGATCGCGACCGACTTCCTCGTTCCGAAGATGCCCGAAGGCGCCAAACTCAGCGAGGTGATGCTGCTGATCGTCGCCATCGTCGGCACCACGGTGGCGCCGTGGCAGCTGTTCTTTCAGCAGAGCTACATCGTCGACAAGCGGATCACGCCGCGCTTCATCCGCTACGAGCGCATGGACCTCTGCATCGGCATCGTGCTTGTCGTCGTCGGTGCGGTCGCCATGATCTCGTTCTGCGCGGAAATCTTCGCGGGACGGCCCGAGTTCGGCAACTACACCGACGCGCTGGGGATAGCGGTCGGGCTCGAGAAATACGCCGGCAGGCTTCCGGCGGTGCTGTTTGCCCTCGCGCTGCTCGACGCCTGCATCATCGGCGCGGCGGCCGTCTCGCTCGCAACGGCCTACGCGATCGGCGACGTGTTCGCGGTCAAGCATTCGCTGCATCGCAAGCCGTGGGACGCCAAGAGCGTCTACGGCGTCTATTGCGGTCTGATCGTACTCGCCGCCGTGCTGGTGCTGACGCCGGGCACGCCACTCGGGTTGCTCACCAACGCGGTGCAGACGCTGGCCGGTGTGCTGCTGCCGAGCGCCACCGTGTTCCTGCTCCTGCTCTGCAACGACCGCCACATCCTTGGCCCCTGGGTGAACTCGACAAGGCTAAACCTGTTCACGGGGGCGGTGATCGCCGCGCTGGTGATGCTGTCGGTAATCCTGACCGCCGCGGTGCTGTTCCCCGACCTCGGCGAGGAGTGGATCCTGGGAATCCTGATCGGCGGGAGCCTGTTGGCGCTGGTACTCACCGCAGCCGTCAAGCTGTATGAGATGTCGTCGCGCCGCAACGCGGTGTTCCGCTTCAAGCCGTACCAGCTGCGGCTTAGCCGCAACAGCTGGCGGATGCCGCCGCTCGATCAGCTTCCGAAAGCCCGTCTCGGCGCGCTGAGCCGGATCTGGATGATCGTGCTGCGTGGCTATCTGGTCGTCGCCGCCGGCCTCGTGCTGCTCCGCATTGTCCAGCTGGCCACGGTGGGGGCGTGA
- a CDS encoding metal-sensing transcriptional repressor, whose product MSDDHPHAAIARRLKRANGHLETIVEMIEQGRPCAQIAQQLQAVESAIESAKKALIHDHIGHSLEDTLKAAGPKGRAVLKDFKLIAKYL is encoded by the coding sequence ATGTCCGACGACCACCCGCACGCCGCAATTGCCCGGCGCCTGAAGCGCGCCAACGGCCATCTCGAGACCATCGTCGAGATGATCGAGCAGGGCCGCCCGTGCGCGCAGATCGCCCAGCAATTGCAGGCCGTGGAGAGCGCGATCGAGAGCGCCAAGAAGGCGCTGATCCACGATCATATCGGCCACAGCCTCGAAGACACGCTGAAGGCCGCGGGCCCGAAGGGCCGCGCCGTGCTGAAGGATTTCAAGCTGATCGCGAAGTATCTCTGA